The following proteins are co-located in the Gossypium hirsutum isolate 1008001.06 chromosome A02, Gossypium_hirsutum_v2.1, whole genome shotgun sequence genome:
- the LOC121211568 gene encoding uncharacterized protein K02A2.6-like, translating to MRPDIVLKIKDEVKKQFDARFLQEVKYSEWVANIVPVSKKDGKNTGATYQWAMVNLFHDMMLKDIEVYVDDMIAKSRTEREHIKVLRRLFLRLRKFRLRLNPAKCTFGTRLGKLLGFVVSEKGIEVDSDKSEMELR from the exons atgcGGCCAGACattgttctaaaaataaaagatgaggttAAAAAGCAGTTCGATGCaagattcttacaagaggtcaagtattccgaatgggtagctaatattgtACCGGTCTCTAAGAAGGACGGGAAG aaCACAGGGGCAACCTACCAGTGGGCCATGGTGAACTTGTTCCACGACATGATGCTTAAGGatattgaggtgtatgttgatgacatgattgctaaGTCCCGAACAGAGAGAGAGCATATCAAAGTTTTGAGAAGACTATTCTTGAGGTTGAGAAAGTTTCGGTTGAGGCTCAATCCGGCAAAGTGCACCTTCGGAACTAGATTGGGAAAGCTATTGGGttttgtagtcagtgaaaagggaatagaagttgattcagacaaa TCAGAAATGGAATTGAGGtag